One segment of Chlorocebus sabaeus isolate Y175 unplaced genomic scaffold, mChlSab1.0.hap1 unalloc_scaffold_114, whole genome shotgun sequence DNA contains the following:
- the LOC140710971 gene encoding olfactory receptor 2V1-like has protein sequence MVNQSYTDGFILVGIFSHSQTDLVLFSAVMVVFTVALGGNVLLIFLIYMDPQLHTPMYFFLSQLSLMDLMLVCNIVPKMAANFLSGRKSISFVGCGIQIGLFVSLVGSEGLLLGLMAYDRYVAISHPLHYPILMNQKVRLQITGSSWAFGIIDGVIQMVAAMSLPYCGSRNVDHFFCEVPALLKLACVDTSLFDTLHFACCVFMLLLPFSIIVASYACILGTVLRMRSAQAWKKALATCSSHLTAVTLFYGAAMFMYLRPRRYRAPSHDKVASVFYTVLTPMLNPLIYSLRNREVMGALRKGLDHCRIGSQH, from the coding sequence ATGGTGAACCAATCATACACAGATGGCTTCATCCTCGTGGGCATCTTTTCCCACAGCCAGACTGACCTTGTCCTCTTCTCTGCAGTGATGGTGGTCTTCACAGTGGCCCTCGGTGGGAACgtcctcctcatcttcctcatctACATGGACCCTCAACTTCACAcccccatgtacttcttcctcAGCCAGCTCTCCCTCATGGACCTCATGTTGGTCTGTAACATTGTGCCAAAGATGGCAGCCAACTTCCTGTCTGGCAGGAAGTCCATCTCCTTTGTGGGCTGTGGGATACAAATtggcctctttgtctctctcGTGGGCTCTGAGGGGCTCTTGCTGGGACTCATGGCTTATGACCGCTATGTGGCCATTAGCCACCCACTTCACTATCCCATCCTCATGAATCAGAAGGTCCGTCTCCAGATTACTGGGAGCTCCTGGGCCTTTGGGATAATCGATGGAGTGATTCAGATGGTGGCAGCCATGAGCTTACCTTACTGTGGCTCGAGGAACGTGGATCACTTCTTCTGTGAGGTTCCAGCTTTACTGAAGCTGGCCTGTGTAGACACTTCCCTTTTTGACACCCTTCACTTTGCTTGCTGTGTCTTCAtgcttctcctccccttctccatcATCGTGGCCTCCTATGCTTGCATTCTAGGGACTGTGCTGCGAATGCGCTCTGCTCAGGCCTGGAAAAAGGCTCTGGCCACCTGCTCCTCTCACCTGACAGCTGTCACCCTCTTCTATGGGGCAGCCATGTTCATGTACCTGAGGCCTAGGCGCTACCGGGCCCCCAGCCATGACAAGGTGGCCTCTGTCTTCTACACGGTCCTTACTCCCATGCTCAACCCCCTCATTTACAGCTTGAGGAACCGGGAGGTGATGGGGGCACTGAGGAAGGGGCTGGACCACTGCAGGATTGGCAGCCAGCACTGA